The Carassius carassius chromosome 32, fCarCar2.1, whole genome shotgun sequence DNA window TGGATCAAAACGTTTATTACAAATGCATTTGTTACACTCAGTATTACGCTctcgaaaaaaaaaatgcattgaggaatataaatacattttgattcgGAGGTATTGTAGCCTACGCATAAACCTTGCTTCGTACAAAAGCTTAGTACCTACACAACAGATGTGCGAAAACAGACACAAGTAGGCTAAATAGTGtcgttcattttattaaaattaaaatgtgagatactacatttaatttgtaaataCTTCTAAGAAAATGAAACCCAGTGACCCACACTCTGCACAAGGCCTCATATGCCCGCCCACGCCAAAGAAATACACTGGCAtgttctgtcacacacacacacacacacacacacacacggaattgagagagaaaaaaagttatggaatttttACTATTAATCTGCTgaatcatgttttcttttttcccctgCTCCTTCCAGATTTGATGTGATTGGTTTTACTGTTAACATAGGAGGATTCTTTACCTGTGTGTATTTTGCTTCAGGTTCTAAGTGAGGCTTATCCACACCATTGACTAGTGGAGAATTCGCTGGTGAAAAATTACTCCTGTTAATAGCTCTCCATTCTTCTAGTTTGGCGCTGGGAAAGGACGGACTGTCACTAACTGGGGGGCAAAACAGAGACATGGAAGACTGGAGTCAGACAGGACAAGTGTGGGGAGCAGAACTGCCACAAGAAGAACTTCTTCAGTACAGTCTGCTGCACTGCTAACCATCTCAAACTCACCATAAacgaaaaataaaatcaaaaatggTGTGTCACGTGTATGCATACATATTAACAGCGTGTGCAGCTCAAACACGTTTTTCATAAGTAAGTTATGATCATAATGACGTTATGTTagcatgttttaaattaaataaagaatatatatcATGTCCTGATTCGATCTATCTTTATGCATCGAAGATGCGGGAGAGATATCAAAATGTGGATTTATGTAGTTAATTCATCAGATGAAGCTTACAGTGTCATGGAGTCCTTCGGAACATTTACCCAGAGTCTTCCTGGGAGGACAAATTAGATTTACTTTAACCGTTTCCCCTTTGTGCCTGATGGATATTATATTATCCACGGTTCCTAAAGTTTGGAATTGGAAAAGCAAGCCCACCAGTGTTGTAACCTGAGAGGGCCACAAGTAGATTTTTCCCCCTGCCTTCACGGgatctgtgtgtgtctttgtatTGTTTCACATCGTATAAACAGGAATACACAATGACGATGCTATACTTTCATGGAGTTTGGTGCAAATCGATTGTACGAGATCAATTTAGTTTAAAAGGTCGATTAGGGTAAACAAATCTTCAGTTACATAGacctaatttaattaaaatgcatactTAACATGAAGACTAGATGATGTCTGAGCATGACCAACCATTACTCAGTGCCTGTGtgtataagagagagagagagagagtaggccTAGTTTTTGGTTGTAACCGAACTCTAAATGATGATAAACTGTCCAAAAGTTCTCGGTACGCATTCTTCCTGTCAGCCCGGCCTTTGAAAGTATGTGTTTGTGgatgtttttctgtgttttcttcACTAATGTTGTGGTGAAACGGTTGCACGCAACACCTTATTGAGTGTAACCAACATCATACTTTATTTAGGTTTTCGAAAGCTTCTCTAAACATCTGCTAATAATTTGGAAATGCATTATTGGTTTATAAAAGGCCGCCTATACGCAAAATCCTACTCTGCGTTTGAAACATTATTGTGAACATTACCCTTGAAAATAGGCAAAGAACTAGAGTTAAACAGGACAGGCTGCGGCCTTCACACTTTACTGTACAAACACACCACATAGTACAGACAACCCGATTTTAAATCCATTAAATCGATTCCTTTAATATCCAACTATTGCTTTAAAGTAATCGTGACATTATTTGTAGAATGACTTCGGCGTGAATTAAAATAATGCGTTGCTTAAGATGGTTACTGAAAAAGCATAACACTGCTGTGTAAACATTTGAATTAACCCTAAATAGTTTTGTGAGGAGTTGAGACTAGACTTGTAAAACACCGCTAACTATGAACacctcattttatttttattttttgatctgcTGCGCCGAGTGTTCGTTGTCCAAAATATTTCACATCCGCTgcctaattattaataataataataaaaaaaaaaaagcttaaaccaTTTGTTTCAAAGCAACCGTGGGGCTTCTGCACAAATCAAAGCACGCTGTTTGTATCATCACACctcgctttaaaaaaaaaaaaaaaaaagaattcagttAACTTATAACTTAATACTCTTATGTTTTGGCCCTTCCATCACAACCAAAACgtctcttttaattttttttctctgttgcgcacaaacacacacacacacacacagagtcacacaCACTTTTGACAGGCCTGTGAACATTGACTTTTCGCATGCCCCCACACACCCACATGGACAATGACTTTCCTTTACCAAAAACTAAGAGGATGCTTACTTTGCTGCTCCGTTATTGATCGAATGCCCAGAATATCTGTAACAGAATGAGAGGAAGGCCATATCCTATGCATTGCCATGTGTCCAGGAAGAGTGGGCATGCCAGGCGGAGTTGGTACTTTAGTCCCAGTGGCTGCGATCGGAGTTGGATAGGAGTACAGGTGGTTGTAAGGTAGGGTGGGTTGAGGCTGGGGATGAGGACCCTGTTTGCTCGACTCGTACTGGTTCTGTTGAGACAGGTTTCCGATCTTGTTGCGGAGAATCCTACTAATCGAGCTGACAGAGGGCAGATTGAATTTATCACACACACCGTCCGCAAGCAGTCTGTCTCGAATCTCCCAAGCGAAAATACCGGGGTCCCGTTGCTTGTAAGTCCTAATGTGCTTGACTACGGTTGGGGTCGTGACCCTGGGTTTACTGCCGCCAATTGCGCCTGGAAGTATTGAACCGGTTTCGTTGTACCGAGCCAGAATCTTGCTCACACAGCCGTGAGAGACGCGGAGCTGCCTGCTGATGTCGCACGGCCTGATGCCCAGCTGGGCCAGCTCTACTATCCTGAGCCGGATGGCATTGGGTAGGGGTCTTCCGTTCACAAAAACACCGCCTAGCTGGTTCACCTCCCCAAAGGCTGGCTCTAGTGATGCAGATATATGAAGAAAAGAAAGGATTGCATGAAACATCAGATTTTAACCAGGCCCTCAATccgtctgaaataaaaaaaacttgtataatTTTTTCGGTAAGATTAGTCTACTCTTTATCGGTTGTTTACATTTGCATTGAATCAAAGATTGCAATTtatgttcagttttttgtttcagtttattgCATTGAGTGGAACAAACTCTCAAGTCTTTGCAAAttctttaaacagaaaaaaaacacattctttaacTCGTAGGTCATAATAAAAGAAATTGCGCGTTCAGTAAGCTAGTTTTGGACGCGATTAAGCTCATTCGCGGCAAAGTGCCATTCTGTTTCCCGAAATGACCGTCTAAGCATTCGACGATTTATAAGTTTCCGTCGAGCCCTGGATCATACGTACTAAATTATCTAACGCATTTTTCACCAAAAGTGTTTATGCATGCAGTTCCCATTTGGGAAAACATGAAATATGGATCTTACCCATTGCGTTTAGCCTCCCGATGAAAAAGGAAACTTCACTGTGCTGTCCCTTTCTGACCTGTTCCGAGTCCAGTTTAGCTGGTTTTTATTGCACCGAAGCCGATGTGGATGAAAATTAAGCGTCCGAGACGGATGCGATACCGATTAGTTGCAAGAGAGGAAAATTCGCCTTCTGTTTCCTGATGGCAGGGAGCACAGGCTTACATTTCAATCCCAGAAAATGATGGGCTGGTCCTTTACACATGTCTCCAAAGCGAGGTGCTGCCAGCCAATCAAAACGCGCGTTTCTTTCTTGTTCTTTTTCTATTGGCTGACAAGTTTGACATGACAGGCGCTTGCACTGGCGTAAGATTCCCCTCTCGCTTTTGAACTGGTGGACAGGGTTACCCGAGTGCTGGTTTTCTTTTTAGACAGATCTAAGGATGGTAAGTATCTGAAACATTGCACTGTAATTTTGTTTCATAAGCATACATTCTAATTATTTCGTGGATTAAAACATGGGAGAAATTTGAGgggcagtattttttttaaacaggggcCCTGTGATTTATCCTGATGTCATTTTAATTGCTCTTAATACGCGTCCGATTTATTAAGTGGTTTGAGTAATAATGAGTACAAACGACatctttataaatgcattttcattttgtcGTATAGCCTAGTTCAAGATCCAACATTTAGACGTGCTGTTTTCgatctgaagaagaaaaaagaaggacTAAAGAAGTGACCATGGAACAGTCCCAAAAGTCGttctacatttgttattattattattattattgttgttgttgttgttgttgtttttagctttatttaacatttacatgttAAGTGTTgattctttatataaaaaaataaatgatattttgtaTAAACTCTTCATAACACATTGCCTTATCTGCCACAGTGTAGCCCCCCTGCGaaaatatgacgatttgaaaacataaaatatgaagGCCATAAACGAGATTcgtttatgcttttattttcatCGGATTATGTTTCCATGGCAAATTTGACTTATTTGTGAAAAAGGATAAATATAGTCCGGTGTATGTTTGATGCTGATGATACCAAAAGGCTAAATGTGAGCTATCATTAATAACATGTATAACAAACTGACCTAatgttaaagaaatatatattttaaaaaaaagaattatcatGTGTTTTCGGTAATTGGTTGGTACacatatgaaacatgaaaaaagaaaatgtgtagGATAGCCTATTATTATGTTAATATGTTTGTGCATagatgtgttattaaatatatatgttagTATATAATACGTTTTCTGTTGAGGCCTACATGATTTGAAAACGCTTTTAAAGTGGTCAGGTGTTGTTTAGCTGCGTTCGGGCATGTTTGAACACTATGACAGCCACGGCAAAGATAGTGGGATGTTATTTCTATTATTGTTGCTTCCTGTTTACTCAAGAGACTTGAGCACTTTCATGGTTTCCTCTATCAGCGTTTGGTTTTCTCTTACTGTTTAGATTACTCTTTACTCTTAATTCGAATCTCGAAgcgaaatagttttttttttttttgtatctgttTCACAAATTTCGTGTGGATAAAAAAAACGAACTGGCGTTCATTTATGTGCATTTTAGCATTGTTCCCAAAAGTGATTAAATTACGATGCTCTTTAACGTTCCCTGGCCATTTCCTAAACCATAGAAATATGTTTTCATCTGGGCTGGTTTTTAAGGGCCATCTCCTGTGAGTTGCTACTCACTAAAACGATTCCTATTTGTTGAGATGTCTTAAATCCCCCAAATAACTAAGTTTCCAGTCGATCTAAGAGGGAGATTTGAAACatttgcattattcaaatcagacTCTTACTTTCTGAAGAACTACCTCCAGAGTAAACACCATAGGTTTGGCTTGTTTGTCAAAACAAATGTAGAGTAGGGAACTCCCAAAGAAAGTGGATTAAACATGATCGCAAGCTGTGTCTAGGTTAAGTGTCTCTGGAGACGCATATATCGAAAGAAAATTAGGATGACTAGTGGGATTACGGTTGGGATATCTTAAAGCATTTGATGTAGGTTTAGTTTACTCGCtgtatttaatgttttcttgCGTCTTTTGCTCTGATTGCAGAAGGAGAGCATAAATCCCGCGCACTACTGACCTCTGAAAGATAGAGAAAGGGGTGCGTTAATGAGGTGTGAAGACTGATGTGAAAGGAGCCTGCTTCTGCCACACTTTCAGACTTTGCGTGGGAGAGACCCACATGATATTAAGCTACAGTGTCTGTCCAAGACACCGTGAACTTCTTGGAAATAGTCCACGAATTAGTTATGAAAACAAAGCATAATCATAAACGTAGTAGTATTCCGCGATGACAGTATATCCAAAATTGAATGCGATGTTTTAAAAGCAATATAGTATACTATGCAAGTAGGAATAGAGTAATTAAAAAGGATATTCCTTTATGattttatgcagttttttttttaataatgggaGATTTAGGTGGAAATATTTTCATAGGATACACTATAAGGCCCAAATTAGAAACCCTATAAACCAATTTAAAGTCATTTTCACATTATTCGTTTATTTATCATTTCTATAGGCTAGCTACTGGGGCTAATATGAAAGCGCACATTTCTATTCCATTTTAGGAAGtcaatttataattgtataaatgcataatttcgGACATCGGTTCttatttgtaatttgtttgtTGGTTATCATTTATTAGACAATAATATGGTGAATTTGTTCTACATCGTAGAGGTAAGCGATTGCTTGATTATCGCCGGTTGCTATGTTGGAATGGAGCTGATGAAGTCTTAGATGAGAGGACACAGTCATGCAGTTTACTTTCAGCTTGAGCTGCACAGACATGGtcagaataataatatttatttctatgacgttatgtgtctttgttttgaagaTTTAAAGGGaaggcaccccccccccccccaaaaaaaaaaaagaaaaaaaagaaaaaagaaagaaaattctaTCACCAGTTACACAAGTCGTTCCaaactttttttggatttttttccccctcttcttctgctgagcacaaaagaagatactctAAAGAAGGTTTTACACTGGCATTTATTTTTACGTACTAACAAAACACTGAGACAatcctcaaaatatcttattttggtTTCCACCTAAGAAATAAAGTCTTGcaggtttgtaacgacatgaggatgagtaaataatgaaaaaaattaactctgggtgaactatctctttaggTTTTCCAACGTGAGATGGTTCACAGCACGTCAGTTGAAGTCAAAAGATTTCTGCGCGACGCATCTCACCAGATACTTCATTCATAAATAGTACAATAATCTGCATGCTTCTACGTGGTTCTCATTATTTATAGGACGATTAGTGTTTTATAGACTAGATTAAACGACCTGGAATATttttcatacaaataaataatgggTTATATTTCTCTATGACACACCCCTAATTTATGAAGAATCGTTTGTGCTAATTTCAGACCACAGCTCGAACTCTTTTTCGTTCGTAAATGTGCGCGAGAGTTACAAGTGCAGCTCACAGTTCAAAATTTGTCTTAATCGTCGCGAGAGCATTCATCGTTCtgtcatggggggggggggggggggtctgcatttataaaatttatattgatATTCAATATTATTATACATGGTAATAAAAAACCCGCTTGTGtggtcaacagaagaaaaaaactgcgctttaaatgtaataataataataataataaatagtattattattattatttaacaaaaaagtgaatttaatgaatctgtaaaataaataatcaaaaaaagaaGCCAAGTTCACATGATAGGCTTCATCTTAAAGACTGGTCGCACACACGACACATGGTCCGAGAGGGTGGAAGTCAGAAGTTTATTTTGACTCATTACACACATCTCAGCTGCCATGAGCTCATTACTCTTGAAAGCAGTAATGACCCTCtgatagtaatgactttatgatagTAATTCTCGAAGCAGGCTTCAAGAATTTCAGGACCAGAAATTAAGAGAGCTCTGAATGTGGCAATGATTTCAATCATCTCCTCTTCTCTGTGTTCTTTAGTGTAAAGCCGATGTCATCAGTCAATGTCTCTGACTGTGGGGGCAACGTGACGGATGAACGTGAAAGTAAACAGGCGATTCTGGGACGAGCATGCAGAACACTCTTTACGTTATAGCTTATAAAATAATCGAAAAGATCTATTGTTTTGAGCTTAGCTACTTGAAGGGCTACAGTGTTTTGATAGGGTCTAGGACATTCATCTTCTGGCGTGGGCTTCTCATTCATAAAAACGGAACGAAAAGTGCATGGTTGGAAGTCAGTGTCATCCACTTTTTAGACCAATGTAATTGTTATGTGTGTCATTAGATACCAGTGGAGGCACCAAGTGTTTACCCACCTCTAAAAAAAACTTTCGCAGCGGTTActaacatttctttatttatacaCTCGTCTCGGTTGTTTTGGAACATTAGTTCGGGTGTCTGGTAAAAATAGCTTTCAAAGAGAGCCCAGAAATAAGCAATTATATAGCCTACTATTTCACCGAGGGACAAAATGGCATCGTCATTTGACAAGCAATTGCCATAGAGCCATTACAATTGCTTGGCCTTCTGACAGTTGTGATTGGATATATAGAGATAatctattaaacatttaaatgtgatAATGCACAAAACAACCAATTGCTGCTAAAATAATCAATGCGTTGCATTCtagtaaaaaaaaggaaaaaaaacagactGGAATATTTTAGAATCAACATATCACTAATTAAAGATCACATGTATACAATTTGATTGTAGAGTGTTTATTATCAACTCAACATTTTTAAGCCATTCCTAGAATCATGCCTTTTGAACAGAATGTATTTTGTTGCATTGCTAAAATGTAACATGATGTTTAGGCCATTTGGTTGTGTATTGTATAAAGAAGCTTTTATTTGCTAAGAGCAAAATATTCAATTATTTCAGGATGATTTGATTAATTGATATAGCCTATAATTGGCGCAAACGAACTATCATTTTAGGAGGAAATGCAATTCTAAAACTAAAGCATATTTTCTTACGGAGGTTCTCtagaaaaaacatatttaatgttttttttggttttgatggGTTcaaagtttcttaaaaaaaaaaaaagtgcccaatCCAGTTTATGATGCTTACGATGCAATAATATTCTATTTCACGAAAATACAAATCTACTGCTGCTGATTATGGCGTATCTGCACAAAAGTTCCTATTCATCATTATTGCAGCATCATTCTAATTCGTGTCCAAATAATTACATGGTAAACTTATGTTAATGTGTAATTTTAATTTGGATGTCAATCAAATGTCATTGCCTAAATCAAAACAATAAGCTTCTGGGTCTACCCACCCAAGAAAAAAAGTTATCTGTTAGGCCAACTGTAGACTGATGAGATGAGTCACAAGAAGGCGGAGAAAAGTGGGCCGGGTTTTTTCTATATGGTCACTTTCAAGACAGCATGTCACAAGCATCGATAACATTTACGAAttcttaaaaatttttttaaataaaactggtCGCATTGGTATGAGTTAATaggaacaacaaaaacaataatacaacagcaataataataacgatcataataataatttaagttatATTAAACCAATCAAATATCTAAGTTGttacgaagtaaaaaaaaatctagtttaaattacattttaaaagtttaaaacgtTGTggcataaattatttttaaacatgtctggaTTACATTACTCAGCAGTTATTATTTACAGTTTAAAAGGATCAACTGATAACCATAACTTTTATCTGCCGAATGGAATTGACCATTAAGCTGCTTTACCAGTTAACACCTCTGAAAGGTTGACTGCTCCTGTAACTTAAATCCAGCCGTAATGAGGACTTTCGCAGATTAACGATGGGTGTTGTGGGGCCAGAGCGGGATTTAGAGGGACAAAACCAACAATATTTACGATAGGTTTAAGCATCGATCACATCGACAGCTTTTAGTTTCTCCACCTGTGTTTGATTAGTATTAAAGATTACATTCAAAACTAGTTAGCcccattttttacattaaaaaatgtacacGAAAAATGTcattctatattttatatttatgtttaattaCGACAGATGGAGGTGGACAACTGTATAATTCAACTGAAATGCTGAAAATGCTGTATAGGCCTATCCCTCATTAACATTTTTACGCcctttaatttttgcattttaaaatttgtttaatttattttattttttttaattaatttccatTTGTACCACTGGAGATAATCAAGAATGTGATATATCAGTTatcattttgaatttgtttttcagaGGCATGACGGTGTAATTTTGACATTCTtcagaacaaaataataataataatttagcatatCTCGGTTTCTGCTTCATTGAACCTCTATATTGTCGCATAGGAAACTATTGCAGTCTTAGCATTTCATGCGGTTCCATTTAACAGCTCTGAGGTGAGACAATGATGGGGAAGTAGCTCCCTCTGCTGTTCACTTTTCCTTATTACGTGGATGAGAAAGAGTCTTGGTCCTGACACACAACAGGCCTATATTTTCACCTTAACTGTATGTTGTTCATCATTGCATACAAAAACGTTTAATCGTACATAGATAATCAACTTCACATAAAACGGGAGCCAGTGAAACTAAAACTGTGCTGATATAAGTAGCAGAAAGTGTAAAACACTGTCAAACTGATCATTTACAGATTTCAGTTCTGTTGTTGCTATACTTATTTGAGGACTTTTTAGGCAAATTTACGGGCATCTAATTAACAGGTAGGCTCTAGGATTATGCGGTTTTATTCTCAAACTACTTGGCTACTTTTATTTATGTAcctatttgttgtttgtttatttgtatttatttattttgcagttcagtcttgtaaattattttttttaaaccgaaGAAATGTAAAAAGTTGTAATGTGAAGAAATCACATTAGAAGCATTTTTGTCACATCATGAACAGACAGTGGCTGTTAGTAGACTGGACGTGTGATAGCTGTCATCGTTTTCTAAGTTGCACCTGAATTGTTATTAAAACtagcctatttattttataaaataataatgttacttCGTATTACTTCGTGTTCgtatcttaatttatttatttttttattttttttaaataacccgtCACATCCATAATCTATGATTTGCTATGCTTGCCAGCTAGTGTCAGTCCCAGACGACGCGCCCACGGACCGCCCACTGTCTGTTCACTATGTGTCCTGCTTTTCTTTCTTGATGATGTGAAAGGACAGAGGAATGGAGGCAAGATTTCTTTGTAAAATGGAATGTCTTTGCTCAGTCAAGCGCTGTATTTGCGCACGTGCATTACCTGAGATTTGTTCACGATCGATTCATTCAAATATTCCTATAAATCTTAATAAAGTCGTTGAAGTAGCCTAGCCGATATTTGCTGTAAACTGCAAATGTCCAACTGTGAAAGTCAAAGGAGAAtgtatcaaatcaaatcaaactcGTTGCGCTTGCTCTTCAATTGCATGCACAAAAACACCCGGCGCGCGTTGTAGCCTTTATCATTTCATAGTCTAAAAAGTGTGAACGAAACTACGTGCATTGAATGTGGTCATTTAAGTCACGAAGTTGCCAAAAAGGCAATTAAAGTTGCATTAAAACTGTGCATGTTATATGTATCTGATGGTTTTCAAAACTTCTGgagcagcccagcactgtctccgGTTCAACTCGTCAGCTTATTATTAGAGACTTTTAAGACTTGAAGTGGACCAGAAAAGGTGAAGAGATGCGTGTCAGATTCGCGTCAAGTTTAGCAGCGGTAGCTCTTAAAGAAATAGCAGCCAAATAACACAATAAACCAGTTTCTGTGATGTCTGTTAATTAAtgggaaaagaaaaaacaactttTATAGCTTTAAGTATTcgtctatatttaatttagtgtttGCTGGGTTTATgtaaagattgttttaagttcacttaaattagaagttatttttaaatgtgacaatTGATAACTCTCAATCATGCTGTAATTTTTAATGGCTAAAGTCAGTGATTAAATATAAAGGGGAAAACAGTTTCATAGAGACAGTAGTAGCTATTGGTATCAGTGTCGATCAGTCATACAAAAGagatgccattaaacaaataataacaaatatactgtctttatgttgtgtGTAGCTACATTAATTTGAATATTGAGTGTGACATTATTGAACTTTAAAAGTAGCCTATATTTAAAACCCTTAATGTTACGTAGGATGAATCgcgattaatttcagaaaaaaatgtgatttaattgtaattgttttaatcgattgacagcactgatactatatatacgtgtgtgtgtgtgtgtgtgtgtgtgtgtgtgtgtgtgtgtgtgtgtgtgtgtgtgtgtgtgtgtgtgtgtgcattcaagTGTATCTTACAATTTTTCGGAGATATTTGAGAAAGATTTGATTTTAAACAGTATTTGCATCTGACAGTGCTCTTGCTAACAAGTCTTGCAGAAGACCATAACTTCAAGATCGCAGGTggctttttgttttaatgtaattatgtTTATAGGGTATTTGTAGGTGTCTTAAAttgatagtttactcaaaaatgcaaaattctgtcatctactcaacaagtcaaacaggtttggaataacatgagagtgagtaaatacattttttttttttgggggtgaCATGGC harbors:
- the LOC132112946 gene encoding paired box protein Pax-9-like, whose product is MEPAFGEVNQLGGVFVNGRPLPNAIRLRIVELAQLGIRPCDISRQLRVSHGCVSKILARYNETGSILPGAIGGSKPRVTTPTVVKHIRTYKQRDPGIFAWEIRDRLLADGVCDKFNLPSVSSISRILRNKIGNLSQQNQYESSKQGPHPQPQPTLPYNHLYSYPTPIAATGTKVPTPPGMPTLPGHMAMHRIWPSSHSVTDILGIRSITEQQISDSPSFPSAKLEEWRAINRSNFSPANSPLVNGVDKPHLEPEAKYTQMPNGLPTVNSYVTAPSIHPYHPPTQVSPYMGYSGTTSAYVTGPTWQPPSGSALSPHSCDITTPLAFKSSAAMRETVHSIAASAL